AACATGGGTTTTTACAGTACCAACTGTAATGTAGAGTTTCTCGGCAATTTGCCCATTGCTACACCCACCTACAATCAACTCTAGTATTTCCAATTCCCGTTGAGTTAGGGGGTATGTTTCTAAAACTTGCTCATATTCTGATGCCAGTGCCTCAATTTTTACAGTTTTTGGCTTGTCAGAACCTTGAATTTCTCCAGGAATACCTTGGCGCATCTTCCGCAATACCACGTTGGCAATTGCCGGATCAATCCAAGAGTTACCGCCGTGAGTTGCTTGGATCGCCTCAGTTAATTTACTGATGCTGGTTTCTTTCATATAATAAGAATCAGCACCAGCGGCAAAGGCTGCTAGTACAGCATCCTCTGTATGATCCATTGTCAAGATGAGAATCTTCGTATTTGATTGCCCAGTTTCCGCTTGGTAGCGTCTGAATTTACGAGTGAGTTCAATGCCATCCATATCAGGCAAGCCGATATCTACAACCGCTACGTCTGGCTTTGCCGTTTCTAAAAGTTTTAATCCTTGGGTTGCATTTGCTGCTTCGCCAATTACTTTCAATGCACTGTGAGACTGTAATGCCGCTCGTAGCCCCATTCGCGTTAAGTCATGGTCTTCAATTAAAATAATACTAATTTCATTCATCGCTACACTCACTCTTGCGCTGTTTGCATCTTTCAAAATATTACCTTTTGTAACTACTATCTCTTATTTTCCCAAACTAAAGATAGATGATATTTCAACCAGTCTGCATCCACCGATAGAAATAATAAGTAACGGAAATTTTTATATTTCGATAGAGGACAAATCTAGCTGGAGATATATGGATACTTACATAAAAAGTATGAAATATTGAAACGAATGCCAAATTGCTACTCCCTGCTTATAATTCAGCTTTGAGTTGCTATGTTCCATTTAGTATTATTTTGTATACAACTTTAAAAAAACCTTACAAAATGAAAAAATTACAACGTGTCGAAGTTGCTTTACGAGAAAATAAACGATGGTTTCAAGCGGTTTTTAAGCAAACCTTTGGATTCATTCGATTGATGGAGTCTTTGTCAGGAAGCTTCCTTAGGGGTTGAATATT
This Nostoc sp. C052 DNA region includes the following protein-coding sequences:
- a CDS encoding response regulator transcription factor, translated to MNEISIILIEDHDLTRMGLRAALQSHSALKVIGEAANATQGLKLLETAKPDVAVVDIGLPDMDGIELTRKFRRYQAETGQSNTKILILTMDHTEDAVLAAFAAGADSYYMKETSISKLTEAIQATHGGNSWIDPAIANVVLRKMRQGIPGEIQGSDKPKTVKIEALASEYEQVLETYPLTQRELEILELIVGGCSNGQIAEKLYITVGTVKTHVRNILNKLCADDRTQAAVRALRSGLVA